One part of the Roseomonas gilardii genome encodes these proteins:
- the ybaK gene encoding Cys-tRNA(Pro) deacylase: MSNATPATRFLDKAGIAYERRHYDYAPGAERIGLQAAEAIGEPPSRVLKTLLARVDGRPVCVLLPSDQEVSMKRLAAGFGGKSAEMMPPGEAERLTGYHVGGISPFGQRRRLPTAIEEAALAEPYVFVNGGQRGLQLRLAPAEARAALEAVALRLMA; this comes from the coding sequence ATGTCGAATGCCACCCCCGCCACACGCTTCCTCGACAAGGCCGGCATCGCCTATGAGCGCCGGCACTACGACTATGCCCCGGGGGCGGAGCGCATCGGCCTCCAGGCGGCGGAGGCCATCGGCGAGCCGCCGTCGCGCGTGCTGAAGACCCTGCTGGCCCGTGTGGACGGCAGGCCCGTCTGCGTGCTGCTGCCCTCGGACCAGGAGGTGAGCATGAAGCGCCTCGCCGCCGGTTTCGGCGGGAAATCGGCGGAGATGATGCCGCCCGGGGAAGCGGAACGGCTCACCGGCTATCATGTCGGCGGCATCAGCCCCTTCGGACAGCGGCGCCGCCTGCCCACGGCGATCGAGGAGGCCGCCCTGGCCGAACCCTATGTCTTCGTGAATGGCGGCCAGCGTGGCCTGCAGTTGCGCCTCGCCCCGGCGGAGGCCCGGGCCGCGCTGGAGGCCGTGGCCCTGCGCCTCATGGCCTGA
- the fdxA gene encoding ferredoxin FdxA, giving the protein MTYVVTENCIRCKYMDCVEVCPVDCFYVGENFLVIHPDECIDCGVCEPECPAEAILPDSDDRATAWAEVNRTYAQQWPNITRKGEAPADAEEWNGKPDKAGLLSPNPGKP; this is encoded by the coding sequence GTGACCTACGTCGTCACCGAGAACTGCATCCGCTGCAAGTACATGGACTGCGTCGAGGTGTGTCCCGTGGACTGCTTCTACGTCGGCGAGAACTTCCTGGTCATCCATCCGGATGAGTGCATCGACTGCGGCGTCTGCGAGCCGGAATGTCCCGCCGAGGCGATCCTGCCGGACAGCGACGACCGCGCGACCGCCTGGGCCGAGGTCAACCGGACCTATGCCCAGCAATGGCCCAACATCACCCGCAAGGGCGAGGCGCCGGCGGATGCGGAGGAGTGGAACGGCAAGCCGGACAAGGCCGGCCTGCTGAGCCCCAACCCCGGCAAGCCCTGA
- a CDS encoding Bax inhibitor-1/YccA family protein, which produces MALRPDNRFTTGGSAWTQPLGRASTDAAVLDAGLRAYMLRVYNWMASGLALTGIVAYVIANTALSQAFYTVGRTQSGYLVTQPTLLGWAAILAPLAFVLVLSFGVNRMQKTTVQALFWAFAAAMGASMANLFVIYAGTSIATTFFVTAGMFAAVSIYGYTTNRDLTRMGSFLMMGLIGIIIAGLVNMFVGSTALQFGISVLGVLIFVGLTAYDTQRIKADYIEYAYAEGSDEAAKRSVFDALGLYLNFVNLFQFMLQFMGVRNQSN; this is translated from the coding sequence ATGGCACTGCGTCCCGACAACCGCTTCACGACCGGCGGCTCGGCGTGGACCCAGCCTCTGGGGCGGGCGAGCACGGATGCCGCCGTCCTGGATGCCGGGCTCCGCGCCTATATGCTGCGGGTCTATAACTGGATGGCCTCCGGCCTCGCGCTGACCGGCATCGTTGCCTATGTCATCGCGAACACCGCGCTGTCCCAGGCCTTCTACACCGTGGGCCGTACCCAGTCCGGCTACCTCGTCACGCAGCCCACGCTGCTGGGCTGGGCCGCGATCCTGGCGCCGCTGGCCTTCGTGCTGGTGCTGTCCTTCGGCGTGAACCGCATGCAGAAGACGACGGTGCAGGCGCTGTTCTGGGCCTTCGCCGCGGCGATGGGCGCCAGCATGGCGAACCTCTTCGTCATCTACGCGGGCACCTCGATCGCCACGACCTTCTTCGTGACGGCCGGCATGTTCGCGGCGGTCAGCATCTACGGCTACACCACCAATCGCGACCTGACCCGCATGGGCAGCTTCCTGATGATGGGCCTGATCGGCATCATCATCGCCGGGCTGGTCAACATGTTCGTCGGCTCCACGGCGCTGCAGTTCGGCATCAGCGTGCTGGGCGTGCTGATCTTCGTGGGCCTGACCGCCTATGACACGCAGCGCATCAAGGCGGACTACATCGAGTACGCCTATGCCGAGGGCAGCGACGAGGCCGCCAAGCGTTCCGTCTTCGACGCGCTGGGCCTTTACCTGAACTTCGTGAACCTGTTCCAGTTCATGCTGCAGTTCATGGGCGTGCGGAACCAGTCCAACTGA
- a CDS encoding RNA-binding S4 domain-containing protein has product MSGAGEGPEEGRDWQRLDAWLWCARVAKTRAACSRLVEAGAVRLNRQPVEKAHARLRAGDVLTLALGGPEHGRIQVWRVLSLAQRRGPAPEARRLYEELVD; this is encoded by the coding sequence TTGAGCGGCGCGGGCGAAGGCCCGGAGGAGGGCCGGGACTGGCAGCGGCTGGATGCCTGGCTCTGGTGCGCGCGGGTGGCCAAGACCCGCGCGGCCTGCTCCCGGCTGGTCGAGGCCGGTGCCGTCCGCCTGAACCGCCAGCCGGTGGAGAAGGCCCATGCCCGGCTGCGCGCCGGGGATGTGCTGACCCTGGCGCTGGGCGGGCCCGAGCACGGGCGTATCCAGGTCTGGCGTGTCCTGTCCCTCGCCCAGCGCCGTGGCCCGGCGCCCGAGGCCCGGCGGCTCTACGAGGAGCTGGTGGACTGA
- a CDS encoding CarD family transcriptional regulator produces MSADPKPEETVADAAPASPEPRAEESQASSVPSGPIRPAPPPKPLGNQGKDFKAGDHVVYPTHGVGQVQGIEEVPVAGTTLKVIVITFEENRMTLKVPMAKAPSSGLRKLASPKVMDEAMATLRGKARIKRTMWSRRAQEYEQKINSGDPIAIAEVVRDLHRNAGQPDQSFSERQIYELALDRLAMEVAARDATDKIKATVKLMEHLNKADKSADKGE; encoded by the coding sequence ATGAGTGCTGATCCGAAGCCGGAAGAGACCGTGGCCGACGCCGCCCCCGCCAGCCCCGAGCCCCGTGCCGAGGAAAGCCAGGCCAGCTCCGTTCCCAGCGGTCCGATCCGCCCCGCCCCGCCGCCCAAGCCACTCGGCAACCAGGGCAAGGACTTCAAGGCGGGCGACCATGTGGTCTATCCGACCCATGGCGTGGGCCAGGTGCAGGGCATCGAGGAAGTGCCCGTCGCCGGCACGACCCTGAAGGTGATCGTGATCACCTTCGAGGAGAACCGGATGACGCTGAAGGTGCCCATGGCCAAGGCGCCTTCCTCGGGCCTGCGCAAGCTCGCCTCGCCGAAGGTGATGGACGAGGCCATGGCGACCCTGCGCGGCAAGGCCCGCATCAAGCGCACCATGTGGTCGCGCCGCGCCCAGGAATACGAGCAGAAGATCAACAGCGGCGACCCGATCGCCATCGCCGAGGTGGTGCGCGACCTGCACCGCAATGCCGGGCAGCCGGACCAGTCCTTCTCCGAGCGGCAGATCTATGAGCTGGCGCTGGACCGCTTGGCCATGGAGGTCGCGGCGCGCGATGCCACGGACAAGATCAAGGCTACGGTGAAGCTGATGGAGCACCTGAACAAGGCCGACAAGAGCGCCGACAAGGGGGAGTGA
- a CDS encoding enolase C-terminal domain-like protein, whose amino-acid sequence MIIDRMRLFLVESPIKMARAQGVGSVKGSVKRVLIALSTADGLTGWGEAAPWEVFTGTPEGAFSALDTYLRAHVVGHPALRLRAMLARMDRALIGHTDAKAGVEMAVLDLLGKAKGLSVADLLGGRVRDTIPLSFSIADPDFEADMARMREMVPAGHRLFKVKTGVKPHREDMAHLEAIRGAFGDAVDLRLDYNQALEPFAAMTVLRDVDRFRPTFIEQPVPRRHLDAMAGFAAALDTPVLADESCYDAVDLLEVVRRRAADAISVKLMKCGGMLKAQAMMAIADTAGLPGYGGTLWEGGIALAAGTQMIAATPGISLGCEFYMPHHVLTEDVLEERVPNRDGAVVVPEGPGLGIRVSEASVRSGARILAEAG is encoded by the coding sequence ATGATCATCGACCGCATGCGGCTCTTCCTGGTGGAGAGCCCGATCAAGATGGCCCGCGCGCAAGGCGTGGGCTCGGTGAAGGGCAGCGTGAAGCGCGTGCTGATCGCCCTGTCCACCGCCGACGGGCTGACCGGCTGGGGCGAGGCCGCGCCCTGGGAGGTCTTCACCGGCACGCCGGAAGGCGCCTTCTCCGCCCTCGACACCTATCTGCGCGCGCATGTGGTCGGCCATCCGGCGCTGCGGCTGCGCGCGATGCTGGCGCGGATGGACCGCGCCCTGATCGGCCATACCGATGCCAAGGCGGGCGTCGAGATGGCGGTGCTGGACCTGCTGGGCAAGGCGAAGGGCCTCTCGGTCGCCGATCTGCTGGGCGGCCGGGTGCGCGACACGATCCCGCTCTCCTTCTCCATCGCCGATCCGGATTTCGAGGCCGACATGGCGCGGATGCGGGAGATGGTCCCGGCGGGGCACCGGCTGTTCAAGGTGAAGACCGGCGTGAAGCCGCACCGCGAGGACATGGCGCATCTGGAGGCGATCCGCGGCGCCTTCGGTGACGCGGTGGACCTGCGCCTCGACTACAACCAGGCGCTGGAGCCCTTCGCGGCGATGACGGTGCTGCGTGATGTGGACCGCTTCCGCCCCACCTTCATCGAGCAGCCGGTGCCGCGCCGGCACCTCGACGCCATGGCCGGCTTCGCCGCCGCGCTGGACACACCGGTGCTGGCGGATGAGAGCTGCTACGACGCGGTGGACCTGCTGGAGGTGGTGCGCCGCCGCGCGGCGGATGCCATCTCGGTGAAGCTGATGAAGTGCGGCGGCATGCTGAAGGCGCAGGCCATGATGGCCATCGCCGACACGGCTGGTCTGCCGGGCTATGGCGGCACGCTCTGGGAAGGCGGCATCGCGCTGGCCGCCGGCACGCAGATGATCGCGGCGACGCCCGGCATCTCGCTCGGCTGCGAGTTCTACATGCCGCACCACGTGCTGACCGAGGACGTGCTGGAGGAGCGCGTGCCCAACCGCGACGGCGCCGTGGTGGTGCCGGAGGGGCCGGGCCTGGGCATCCGGGTCAGCGAGGCCTCCGTCCGCAGCGGGGCGCGCATCCTGGCCGAGGCGGGATAG
- a CDS encoding helicase-related protein, which produces MFEPRVKAVLGPTNTGKTHLAITRMLAHSSGIIGFPLRLLARENYDRMVAAKGEQHVALITGEEKIIPPEARWFACTVEAMPLDRKVEFLAVDEIQLCADPDRGHVFTDRLLHARGMVETMFLGAETIRPLLQRLVPRAEIETRPRLSQLTYAGPAKLTRLPPRSAVVAFSAGEVYAIAEAIRRRRGGCAVVMGRLSPRTRNAQVALYQEREVDFLVATDAIGMGLNMDVDHVAFASLTKFDGHRSRELSAQEAAQIAGRAGRGMRDGTFGVTADCPPLSDEIVEKIESHQFEPLQTLAWRNSALDFASPEALLESLAAPPPFAGLAKGNDADDHITLAALARMEDVRGLANSRSRVALLWEACQIPDFRKLADETHQNFCARAFKHLAQDGHLPEDWIASGIASCNSIEGDLDTLMARLASIRVWSFVAVRNDWFRDAARFQGEAREAEDRVSDALHERLTARFVDRRAAHLMRKLDDGEEELLSAVTRRGEVVVEGHPVGKISGFNFEAATEAGAGEEERKALLRAARRALKEEMPRRVSLLEASNDDAFGLTPLQRVTWTLPGSPPPGSPGHEAAEIARLKAGPSADKPLVEPLNSEFLDSAQRERVRARLATWLENTIKKAMAPLEAAETKAAEDSSLRGHLFRLREYLGLVPGGTEREITPELRAKLKGIGVRAGRFALYLPEMLKPRPMALRAQLWALAAESAVPPLPVGGLVSITPPSNWPAGFAAQMGWVLAGEVMIRLDVAERVAGELGHLTRRAPALLPGDIASRLGVKAEALAPALTALGFRLLNAEPLPDEMFGPPAPLMVAARREDHHRHGRHDHRGRGQPGAGQGGRGRERGGQGSGQGEGRGANRPAPATAAEGENPAAAEVQGAEGQGAEGQGGQPASGTPDGAPRPRDERPREGNRHGRRDERHGKGPGQGGDKERGERSGGDRPRGDRPQGDRPQGNRQGGDRPRGDRPRGDRPFSDRDRRGGDREPRVFQIGGKRDSGPDPDSPFAALAKLKLGK; this is translated from the coding sequence ATGTTCGAGCCCCGGGTCAAGGCTGTCCTGGGGCCGACCAACACCGGCAAGACGCATCTCGCCATCACGCGGATGCTCGCGCACAGCTCCGGCATCATCGGCTTCCCGCTGCGCCTCCTGGCGCGCGAGAACTACGACCGGATGGTGGCCGCCAAGGGCGAGCAGCACGTCGCCCTGATCACCGGCGAGGAGAAGATCATCCCGCCCGAGGCGAGGTGGTTCGCCTGTACGGTGGAGGCCATGCCGCTCGACCGGAAGGTCGAGTTCCTGGCGGTGGACGAGATCCAGCTCTGCGCCGATCCGGACCGGGGCCACGTCTTCACCGACCGGCTGCTGCATGCCCGCGGCATGGTGGAAACCATGTTCCTCGGCGCCGAAACCATCCGGCCGCTGCTCCAGCGCCTCGTGCCCCGGGCGGAGATCGAGACCCGCCCCCGCCTGTCCCAGCTCACCTATGCCGGCCCGGCCAAGCTCACCCGCCTGCCGCCGCGCTCCGCCGTCGTCGCCTTCTCCGCCGGCGAGGTCTATGCCATCGCCGAGGCCATCCGCCGCCGCCGGGGCGGCTGCGCCGTGGTCATGGGCCGCCTGTCCCCCCGCACCCGCAACGCCCAGGTGGCGCTGTACCAGGAGCGGGAGGTGGATTTCCTGGTGGCCACGGACGCCATCGGCATGGGGCTGAACATGGATGTGGACCATGTCGCCTTCGCCTCGCTCACCAAGTTCGACGGCCACCGCTCGCGCGAGCTGAGCGCCCAGGAGGCCGCGCAGATCGCCGGCCGCGCCGGGCGCGGCATGCGCGACGGCACCTTCGGCGTCACCGCCGACTGCCCGCCCTTGTCGGACGAGATCGTCGAGAAGATCGAGAGCCACCAGTTCGAGCCGCTGCAGACGCTGGCCTGGCGGAATTCGGCGCTCGACTTCGCCTCGCCCGAGGCGCTGCTGGAAAGCCTCGCCGCCCCGCCGCCCTTTGCCGGGCTGGCCAAGGGCAACGACGCGGACGACCACATCACTCTCGCCGCCCTGGCACGGATGGAGGATGTCCGCGGCCTGGCCAACAGCCGCTCCCGCGTCGCGCTGCTCTGGGAGGCCTGCCAGATCCCGGACTTCCGCAAGCTGGCCGACGAGACGCACCAGAACTTCTGCGCCCGCGCCTTCAAGCATCTGGCCCAGGACGGGCATCTGCCGGAGGACTGGATCGCCTCCGGCATCGCGTCCTGCAACAGCATCGAGGGCGACCTCGACACGCTGATGGCCCGCCTCGCCTCGATCCGGGTCTGGAGCTTCGTCGCCGTGCGCAATGACTGGTTCCGCGACGCCGCCCGCTTCCAGGGCGAGGCGCGGGAGGCCGAGGACCGGGTCTCCGACGCGCTGCATGAGCGCCTGACCGCCCGTTTCGTGGACCGCCGCGCCGCCCATCTGATGCGCAAGCTGGACGATGGCGAGGAGGAGCTGCTTTCCGCCGTCACCCGCCGGGGCGAGGTGGTGGTCGAGGGCCATCCGGTCGGCAAGATCTCCGGCTTCAACTTCGAGGCCGCGACCGAGGCCGGGGCCGGCGAGGAGGAGCGCAAGGCCCTGCTCCGCGCCGCCCGCCGGGCCCTGAAGGAGGAGATGCCGCGCCGCGTCTCCCTGCTGGAGGCGAGCAACGACGACGCCTTTGGCCTGACCCCGCTGCAGCGCGTCACCTGGACCCTGCCCGGCTCCCCGCCCCCCGGATCGCCCGGTCACGAGGCGGCCGAGATCGCGCGGCTCAAGGCCGGGCCGAGCGCGGACAAGCCGCTGGTCGAGCCGCTGAACTCCGAGTTCCTGGACAGCGCCCAGCGGGAGCGCGTGCGCGCCCGGCTGGCGACCTGGCTGGAGAACACGATCAAGAAGGCCATGGCGCCGCTGGAGGCCGCCGAGACCAAGGCGGCCGAGGATTCCAGCCTGCGTGGCCATCTCTTCCGGCTGCGGGAATATCTGGGCCTGGTGCCCGGCGGCACGGAGCGGGAGATCACCCCGGAGCTCCGCGCGAAGCTGAAGGGCATCGGCGTGCGGGCGGGGCGCTTCGCCCTCTATCTGCCGGAGATGCTGAAGCCCAGGCCCATGGCGCTGCGCGCGCAGCTCTGGGCACTGGCCGCCGAGAGCGCGGTGCCGCCGTTGCCGGTGGGCGGGCTGGTCTCGATCACCCCACCCTCCAACTGGCCCGCCGGCTTCGCCGCGCAGATGGGCTGGGTGCTGGCGGGCGAGGTGATGATCCGCCTCGATGTCGCGGAGCGCGTGGCGGGCGAGCTGGGTCATCTGACCCGGCGCGCCCCGGCGCTGCTGCCCGGCGATATCGCCAGCCGCCTGGGCGTGAAGGCCGAGGCCCTGGCCCCGGCGCTGACGGCTCTGGGCTTCCGCCTGCTGAATGCCGAGCCGCTGCCGGACGAGATGTTCGGCCCGCCGGCGCCTCTGATGGTGGCCGCACGGCGCGAGGACCATCACCGCCACGGGCGCCATGACCATCGCGGCCGGGGCCAGCCCGGCGCTGGCCAGGGCGGACGGGGGCGCGAGCGGGGTGGCCAGGGGAGTGGCCAAGGGGAAGGCCGTGGGGCGAACCGCCCTGCGCCGGCCACCGCCGCCGAAGGGGAGAACCCGGCTGCGGCCGAGGTCCAGGGGGCCGAGGGTCAAGGGGCCGAGGGTCAGGGCGGGCAGCCGGCCTCCGGAACCCCGGACGGAGCGCCGCGCCCGCGCGACGAGAGGCCGCGCGAAGGCAACCGCCATGGCCGCCGCGACGAGCGCCACGGCAAGGGCCCGGGCCAGGGTGGCGACAAGGAGCGCGGCGAGCGTTCCGGGGGCGACAGGCCCCGAGGAGACAGGCCGCAGGGAGACAGGCCCCAGGGAAACAGGCAGGGGGGCGACAGGCCGCGCGGCGACCGTCCGAGGGGCGACCGTCCCTTCTCCGACCGCGACCGGAGGGGGGGCGACCGCGAGCCGAGGGTCTTCCAGATCGGTGGCAAGCGTGACTCCGGCCCCGATCCGGACAGCCCCTTCGCGGCCCTGGCCAAGCTGAAGCTCGGCAAGTGA
- a CDS encoding amino acid ABC transporter ATP-binding protein has product MSASQPKIDVAALRKSFGDNTVLRDINFRVEPGQVVALIGPSGSGKSTLLRCLNLLVVPDGGRVRIGGQGFDFAAGQRLPGRRELARFRANTGMVFQQFNLFPHLTALENVMEGPVTVRRMAKPQAEALAQRLLARVGLADRAGYFPSRLSGGQKQRVAIARALAMEPEVMLFDEATSALDPELVGEVLGVMQSLAAEGMTMVIVTHEIAFAREVADRVVFMRDGVVVEEGPARQVIDAPREAATRTFLSHFHRQGGLPESPPPQQFPGATA; this is encoded by the coding sequence ATGAGCGCATCCCAACCCAAGATCGACGTCGCCGCGCTGCGCAAGAGCTTCGGCGACAACACCGTGCTGCGCGACATCAACTTCCGGGTGGAGCCCGGGCAGGTGGTGGCGCTGATCGGCCCCTCGGGCTCCGGCAAGTCCACCCTGCTGCGCTGCCTGAACCTGCTCGTCGTGCCGGATGGCGGGCGGGTGCGGATCGGCGGCCAGGGCTTCGACTTCGCCGCCGGACAGCGCCTGCCGGGGCGGCGGGAACTTGCCCGTTTCCGCGCCAATACCGGCATGGTCTTCCAGCAGTTCAACCTGTTTCCGCACCTGACGGCGCTGGAGAACGTCATGGAGGGCCCGGTCACGGTGCGCCGCATGGCGAAGCCGCAGGCCGAGGCGCTGGCGCAGCGGCTGCTCGCCCGGGTCGGGCTGGCGGACCGGGCGGGCTACTTTCCCTCCCGCCTCTCGGGCGGGCAGAAGCAGCGCGTGGCCATCGCCCGCGCCCTGGCCATGGAGCCGGAGGTGATGCTCTTCGACGAGGCGACCTCGGCGCTCGACCCCGAACTGGTGGGCGAGGTGCTGGGCGTGATGCAGAGCCTCGCCGCCGAGGGGATGACCATGGTGATCGTGACGCACGAGATCGCCTTCGCCCGCGAGGTCGCCGACCGCGTGGTCTTCATGCGCGACGGGGTGGTGGTGGAGGAGGGGCCGGCGCGGCAGGTGATCGACGCCCCCCGCGAAGCCGCCACGCGCACCTTCCTGTCGCATTTCCATCGCCAGGGAGGGCTGCCGGAAAGCCCCCCTCCGCAGCAGTTCCCCGGCGCCACGGCCTGA
- a CDS encoding transporter substrate-binding domain-containing protein encodes MISRRLMARTGGFAALAAGSGLGASLGIPSAAAQTPPAESGEPTLDRIKRTKKLRFGAVAGATPYYVKDLATGEWKGFYMDLGRALAQELEVDLDLHETTWGNAVLDLQSNKLDVFFGLNPTPRRALAVDFSVPCFNNAFSFITKKGFTFETWEDLNKPEIRIAVDSGSSQDGAVTRLCPKATISRFKTADEATMAVQTGRADAQCIVIILALTVKKKVPNLGEIVTPKPVFLTTSNAGFRREPDKTWRDFVNVWIDYNRGLGVVRQAIVSNMRLVGVEESDFPAGLTL; translated from the coding sequence ATGATCTCACGACGCCTGATGGCCAGGACCGGCGGCTTCGCGGCACTCGCGGCAGGGTCCGGACTCGGAGCCTCGCTGGGAATCCCTTCCGCCGCGGCGCAGACGCCCCCGGCCGAGAGCGGCGAGCCGACGCTGGACCGGATCAAGCGCACGAAGAAGCTGCGCTTCGGCGCCGTCGCGGGGGCCACGCCCTACTACGTGAAGGACCTCGCCACGGGGGAGTGGAAGGGGTTCTACATGGATCTCGGCCGTGCCCTGGCACAGGAGCTGGAGGTCGATCTGGATCTGCACGAGACCACCTGGGGCAATGCGGTGCTGGACCTGCAAAGCAACAAGCTCGACGTCTTCTTCGGCCTGAACCCGACGCCGCGCCGCGCCCTGGCGGTGGATTTCTCGGTGCCCTGCTTCAACAATGCCTTCTCCTTCATCACGAAGAAGGGCTTCACCTTCGAGACCTGGGAAGACCTGAACAAGCCCGAGATCCGCATCGCGGTGGACAGCGGCTCCTCCCAGGATGGTGCGGTCACCCGCCTTTGCCCGAAGGCCACCATCTCCCGCTTCAAGACCGCGGACGAGGCCACCATGGCGGTGCAGACCGGACGGGCCGACGCCCAGTGCATCGTGATCATCCTGGCCCTGACCGTGAAGAAGAAGGTTCCCAATCTCGGCGAGATCGTCACGCCGAAGCCGGTCTTCCTCACCACCTCCAATGCCGGCTTCCGGCGCGAGCCGGACAAGACCTGGCGCGACTTCGTCAATGTCTGGATCGACTACAACCGCGGCCTGGGCGTGGTGCGGCAGGCGATCGTGTCGAACATGAGGCTGGTCGGCGTCGAGGAATCCGATTTCCCGGCGGGCCTGACGCTCTGA
- a CDS encoding amino acid ABC transporter permease — translation MYEWDFYFIWGYRWLFLQGLGVTIAFTVGIVLIGLVVGLVAGLGRLAPYAIVRWIAQAYIEVFRCTPVLVQLVWFYYALPILSGIDMSATSAAMLALSLYGGAFYAEIIRGGIVSIDAGQREAAEALGMTPGQSMRRIILPQAIKRMIPPLMNQSIIQFKNTSLVSVLAVPDLLYQGQAIAHDTYRPLETYSLVAVIYFAVLFPLTLLVQYLERRMARSD, via the coding sequence ATGTACGAGTGGGACTTCTACTTCATCTGGGGCTACCGCTGGCTCTTCCTGCAGGGGCTCGGCGTCACCATCGCCTTCACCGTCGGCATCGTGCTGATCGGGCTGGTGGTGGGGCTGGTGGCCGGGCTGGGGCGGCTCGCGCCCTATGCCATCGTCCGCTGGATCGCCCAGGCCTATATCGAGGTCTTCCGCTGCACCCCCGTGCTGGTGCAGCTCGTCTGGTTCTACTACGCCCTGCCCATCCTCTCTGGCATCGACATGTCGGCGACCTCGGCGGCGATGCTGGCGCTCTCGCTCTATGGCGGCGCCTTCTATGCCGAGATCATCCGTGGCGGCATCGTCTCGATCGACGCGGGACAGCGGGAAGCGGCGGAGGCGCTGGGCATGACGCCCGGCCAGTCCATGCGGCGCATCATCCTGCCGCAGGCCATCAAGCGCATGATCCCGCCGCTGATGAACCAGTCGATCATCCAGTTCAAGAACACCTCGCTGGTCTCGGTGCTGGCGGTGCCGGACCTGCTCTACCAGGGCCAGGCCATCGCGCACGACACCTACCGGCCGCTGGAGACCTACTCCCTTGTGGCGGTGATCTACTTCGCCGTGCTCTTCCCGCTCACCCTGCTGGTGCAATACCTGGAGCGCCGCATGGCGCGCAGCGACTGA